The genomic segment TGCAAAAATAATTGATTTTGACTTTAGCTTCAATTCTTAACTTAATATTTTAACTTGTTGCTTTAAGGGCCTGTTTCCActaacagttgttttttttgcactaatTTCCAGCATCTCATATCCACACAATTCACAGATTGTTTTGGACACTTTGATGTTTTGGACACTTTGACACTTAACGTAATACAGATGGGTGATGAATTAAAAGCAGATCTGGAATGCATGGCTGCTCCATTGATGGACTCCTTTAGTTTGGTTCTTATTTGTGAGGGTCTTTTTGCTGCCATCATTTGATTCCACTTGTTCCTTAAGACTCGAAAGGCACTCACTACAAATATATACAGAGATGTTGAAATTGATCAACTAAATATCCtatgttgaaacatttccatCTGCATAGGATAAAAATGCCTCGATCCAGGGGGAAGAGGAATCAGTGAATAGTTTGAGTATGAAGAATCCATTAGGAAGTTGCTATGGTATGATTCACAGTGATTAACGTGAAGTCAACCAATCCCTCCAACTTTTGCGCAGCCTTGCAATTTTGGCCAATCATCACAATTCTGTGCTAATTTGACCAATGACCCCATTTCCCATTGGTGTTGTCTTGTATATTcactaaatgttttaatgatgcATGTTAGAGAACTCCTGTTTGTGTGAAGCAGACACAAGGAGAACAgtgaaaatcaaataaataatttatacaTTATCCTTGCACTTGTGAATAGAACTGATGTGAGCATGCccagtgcaaaaaaacaaacacgtaTAACATGACATAAGTATAACAAGTATTCATAAGCAGATTTATGTATCGCTTTCTACTTCCTTTCTTTGTGATTTTCCAAAAGTAACCCTAAACTAAACTTTGTCTGACTGCtagtgaagattttttttaggaAATTGACAAAGAAGTGGGTTTACACATGAGTTTTTATGAACCCGGAAGTTGCTTCTCTTCCTTTGTAGAGGAACATACTGTAAGTTCAGGCCATCTGTGATTTCACTGTTTTGTCAGCTTTCAAGATTGAACCTGGGTATGACATCTTTCTGTCCTCCATATCACTGTGTTGCAGGTTACATTGTAAACACAGTTGTTGAGTTACAGATAAATAGAACCGGATGATGtgccttttaaaataaaaattgtccAAGAAGGTTCATTTAGTGAGCTACCAGTCAACATGTTAAGAGTAGAAAGTGTGTCCAAAAACCAACACGTAGAACATTTTGTTAATTCTTATACATCAACTCAGCATAACATTGTTCCATTGTACATTTCCAGCTTTGGTCCTCCAAACTCTAATTGGGAGaccgcttgttttttttagggttaTTCTTTTGGCTGTAGCCTGGTTTTAGCTGTTACCTAATCAACTATTGAAGAAAGCTTATGTGATACAATGGTCATGTTGCATTAAGCATTCTTTTTaactttcactttttaaactgCTGTATTCGAACCTGAGCTTCTCTGTAAACTTTCAGTGGATTAAGTACCCAAAGGAAAACATGTGCTTCTCTGTGTCCCAATCTGACTCTTCTTTTTAGAGATTTAATTCTAACAACAAACCAGCCAGACTACGTCACACACAATGCACTCTTCCTTAAAGAGGAATGCTTGGCTGATAACGCTACAGAGACGTCCCATAGAAATCCACACAACAGATACTAAGCTGCTAGTGAAAggagtttggggggggggggggttctttcTGCAGCTGTGTAACTTCAGTAAGCCAATTTACATGTCGCTCTTTACACTCGGATTCAGCACTTCTTTaaacatgatgacatcactcatTTATAtggactgtgtgtttgttttctctccaggTGACGGCTGGCAGCAGCCCTCTCTGCTTCTGAGGCATGACTCGGTGGACTCGGGGGTGGCCAAAGGAGGACACGGTGGGCTGGCGGGGGGCTCCTGTTGGAAGGAAACACCCAGCTGGCATGGAGCTCCAAGGGGAGCCCCGGATGGCCACCACCACCAGGGACGCCACCCTAAACGGGTAGGAGGCGACAGGGACAGGCAGGTGGGGCACCGGCAGCGCAACGGCAACTTTCATCCCCGCAAGGGCACCTCGTACCAGGACAAGTTCCCCAACGAGGAACGCAAAGATGGCAAGGACGACAAGCTCAAGTTCGTGGAAGAGGACTTTGTGAGTACCTTTGTGATGACCATCACTGCTTTTTCCCCAAGTCTGCTGCAGACCTTGATATAGTTCTTTGGTGAAATATGTGGAAGACATAAAATCCCAAGAAAAATACAAGGCACTCTCTTTAAGAGGAGCTGTTTTGCTGAACACTTTCAGAAATACATATATTGTAGGTTCATACTAAACAACACTTTAAATCAGTAGGTAACCCTCAGTCTGCAAGCTTCTCTAATACACCATGTTTCAGACTGTCCAACATGGAGACTTTAAACAATAGAAATGCCTTTATTGTCAAGGCATGCTCATTTAGAACTTATGTTGAGGTGTTTTATGCATGTGCTATATGAGAAACTCAAACTGACTTCTAAGGGGTGCAGGAAGTGctcttttgttgttatttgaaatgtaaaaatgggTCATTTGCACATGAGGGCTCAGAATGCAGTCAGCTTTAATTGAAGAATCTGAGGTTTTGTTGACACCATAACATTACATAATGTTAGATAATCAAGACTATTTCCACAAACATTTGCACTTAAAACTTTACCTCAATTTATTAGAGTGGCATCTTTATTACCCATCAGGGTAAATCCTGACAGCAACAAATATTCAGATTCTTGGATCTTCACACAACCTGaaagaacaacattttaatcttttttttttttttttttcaacatatttttattaaagcaagttcaGTGGGATGCAGTGGGatgcagtcaacatttttcttttttcctcagaaacattcaaaaacccagTATCCCTGtcctctcgtctcgagcggtaggcccgggttcgcttccacctgtggcccctttccgcatgttattctctctccctggtttccgaccctatccactgtcctctctctgcattaaaggcacgaaaagcccaaaataaatctttataaaataaaaataaaaataaaacagtatcCCTTCGCCCTGTAAACAACCCTCCCAGACCAACAAATAGACCTCttgatttaaagacaaaaataataatacaagataggaaaacttcacagaaaaaataaataaagaataaataaaatacaataaccaaacaaataaataataataatgaaaattgaaGAGACAAAcataaccaaaaaaaacagtataacCTGTAAAAGAGACAGAATCACTCACGCACACTGCTCAACTTGATCAATAAAAGGGAcgacaacaacagctgctcacatCCAGGCTACCACCTAAGCGGCTGAAGAACCCGCGCACAGAAAGAACATAAAATTTGGTATTTAATTACGCGGGGGGGCGGCTGGACAGGCACGAGAGGACAGGATCAGTATCAGCAGGCGAAGGTGTACTACTACAATACCTCGTCAGGTGAGAGTTTCTCAAAATATTGAGGCAGAGGTCTCCAGTGAGTGTAAAACCTATCAGAGCACCCTCTAAGAGAGAATTTAATTTTCTCCAACTTAAGGAGAAATAAGACATCGTGCAGCCATGCGTTGAAGGAGGGAGGTTGTGAAGATTTCCATAAGAGAAGGATTTTCCTGCGGGCAATTAAGGAGGCAAAAGCAATAACATTGTCCTGAGTGGTCGAGGTGGCAAGATCGTCAGGAGACCTACCGAAAATAGCTATATGTGgggatggattgatgtttaTACCTAAAATGTCAGAGATGGACTTAAAGAAGGATTGCCAATAATTAACTAATTTAGAACAGGACCAAAACATGTGAGTCAGGTTGCAAGGAGCCTGAGAGCATCTACCACAAGTTTCACCAATTGTATCCGGAAATATTCTGGAGAGTTTATATTTGCTGTAATGAAGTCTGTGGAGCACTTTAAACTGGATAAGAGACAGCCTAGCGCAGCTAGAAGaacattttaatcttttaagGTATTTAttgcatatttctctttcaAGCCTTCCCTCAACCCTGAAACAACTGGAAAGCCCGGGACTCAGATGCGAGCAGTGGCTCCACATGCTGGAGTTTGGGGTAAGAGCTCCCAGTCCAGATTAATGTAAAACTCTCCATTCAACACAAGACCAGATGAATatttatttcagccctgttaAATTGTGTCTTGCCCTCTTCTTTGTAACTGTGAATCTAATTAACTGATTTGGTTGCAGAAAACCCCCCTAGTGGCAAACAAATGGTCTCCAAAATGCTGGTAATCAAAAAGATTTCCAAGGAGGACCCCAGCACAGCCTTTTCTGCAGGCTTTGCCACTGCTGGCGCCTTGCCCACCAACGGCAGCAAAGCTCCCATCACGGGCTCCAGTGTCTACAAGAACTTGGTCCCAAAGCCTGCCGTGGCCCCCACCAAAGTACGAAATACTGTCAAATGACTTTAACAACTTACTTTATTTCTTCTACTGCAGACATGCATGTGCGacagcacatttttgttaaGAAGAAAACCAGCTTTACACTCTGTATGTCTGACCCTCTCCTCCAGAGCACCCAGTGGAAATCCGGTGGTAGAGAGATCGCGAAGTCTGGTCTCCACATGCCAGGTCGAGATTCAGTCTTCACCAGCCCTGTCTCTGCAGCCAAACCCAGCACCCCCGTCAGTGCACCACAGCACAACACCCCAAAAGAGGTGAGGACAAAAAGATGACTAAATACCCTTATGTCAATGATTTTGATCTCATTAACCCATCaagaagtttttatttatttagtggATTTGATTCAGACCTCCTCTAACATGTaagaagaacagaaagaaaaccatTGAAGCCGTCTGAGCTGAACTTTTAGTTCTTGTAGCTGAGTGTGTAGCCTGCCTCTCCCCGTGAAAGAAAATCACAGGTTTGATCTAAACATAGTTATTATGTGTCAGTGTGGTTAGAGAGTGAGAGACTTCCTTATGTGCACATGAACTTTTCCTCTTCTGCAGTGTATTTCAAAGCAGTAATCTATGCTGCAAATGGTCCGAAAACGTTTCATTAATCACAGCATTATATTGTCTCTACTTTCTGTGGAAAAGTTTAGGCAGTTAAAAATGGCAGATggttggggcgcgctggtggcgcaatggttagggcgcgcgtcccatgtattgagactctcgtctcgagcggtaggcccgggtttgcttccacccgtggcccttttccgcatgtcattccccgctctctctccctggttttccactctatccactgtcctctctctgcattaaaggcacgaaaagcccaaaataaatcttaaaaaaaaaaaaaaaaaaaaatggcagatggttgatgacttataaaaaaaaaaaaaaaatagtggaCTGGATTTAATAAATGATGAAAAGGTGActcagtttgtatttttttcttttgtttcatggctcctctctccacctgtcCCACTTGCAGCACCCATCCAGCACGACTCCTCCCATAGACATCGCCCCGTCGAGGCTGAAGCTAATGCGCCGCGGTCCAGACCGTAAGAGCGAGTTCCTGCGGGCTCTGAAGGACGAGGGGACAGGAGAGCTGACAACAAGCAGCAGTCCAGGAACTTCAGGAGAGGTAGGAGCAGAATGTCTGAATAAACCGTCTCACAGGACAGTACTGTAGTTACAGTTCATAACAGATCTTTGACAAACTGTTAAACCTGCTGTTCTTCGTAAGGAGTCATGTCATATATTTTTACAGACTTTGAGTCGCGCTTATGTAACCTGCAGGTCTACACCTACATTCATGCACACAACAAAATATTAGATTCCAGGGACAAGAGCAGAGTCTCTGCAGGGAAAAAGTTTTTTGCACTCTTCACAATTTTTTAGAATATTTATAAACTAATTGTTTATAGAGTTGCAGAGCAGGGACACACTTTAAGATATACTTCCTGCCAGGAATAacacatgtatttttaattcttGTATTAATAGAGGAAAATGCCGCCTGCAGCAGATTCTCAGCTGCAGGAGCAAGTTAACAGTTGCCTTATCAATAAGACAGATGTGATGTGAAGGTAATTCACTGATTTGTTCATTCATCAAGCACATACGGGTCTGCATAGCGTGTTAGAAACACTTTTGAATGCTTACTGTGCAGGTGTCACTTAGCATGCATGTTATCCAGTGTTTTCTAAAGCACCTagtgatgacgatgatgaagTATCTCAGCTGAGCCTCTGCAACCTGACACACTAAGGGGGCGGGGtttgacacagacacacaaacgtCCTCGCTCCTATATTGATTTGAAACTGAGGAGCGTGCTTCCGAAATGTACAGGGAACGAGAGTTGCAGCTTGTTTAGCCAAACTATTTTATTTGacttcacaaaagaaaaaagaagctgactCTAATTGCACGACTACAGTAGACCACTGTGGGGCGACAGCCGGTGCTGATTGGAAGGCCTGGATGGATGGAACGTAAATACAGATAGAAGCACCGTTTTTCCATGAGCTTAACGGTACTTTCTTTACTGACCAATTGTGTGCAGGTACCAAAATATACCGATTCTCGCCTCTGTACCAATCCCTAACCTAAATGCTCCATGGTACACGGTATTCAGAGAGCGAAGGCATTGAGTAGATGCATTTATGTATAAAATATCACTAAAGTCAACaagtcttctttctgctgctaACTTCAGCTTCTTTACAAGTTGCTATATATGATGTCACAGAAAAACAGGAGAGCCTTGCTGTCACTGCACTGAAAGGATAGTTTATAGCACATGGAACTTGAAGCGttgaagccaaaataaaataatgtagtattattattattatgactgtagattaaaaaaaaaaaaatgtgtgttttgtgtcagGGTGAAAGCAGCACCCCAGAGCCCAAAGCCTACAGCGAGGAGGTCTGTCATGAGAACGGTCTGTCCTACTCCCTCAGTGACTCAGATACCGAACACCTGTCCAGCTCCCTGGAGGCAGAGCACCGGTAACTGCTAACAGAATTATACACATGCTTTctctgaatcacacacacagaaaactaaGCAGAAATGATTGTTCTTTCCAGGTTGTTGAAGGCCATGGGCTGGCAGGAGTACCCAGAAAACGATGACAACTTCCTGCCTCTGACCGAGGACGAGCTGAAAGAGTTCCAGACTAAaactgaacaggtgagacaccCAGATTCACTGATTTACTTGAATACATGTTTAAAGGGCTATGAGAATGGGTCAGTTTCAATTTATTAATTGTCCAAAAAATAGACGGTTGGGAATATTAAAGGCCGTGGCAtcacacatcaacaacaaacaacagtaCGCTTTGCAAACATGATGCAGGGCTGATGACACaactttgctttttgtttgaaaaatgttatCCGTCCAAGAAAACAACTCTAGACAACGTATAGACATGGACCGGGGAGGGGCTCAAGGCACTGGCATTTGCTTTTCTAACTCatcagagcttgttagcttgttttactAAGTGGAGATAGATATGCATTATTAATGTCATATTAGAATAAagtgctttgacttgtgtcaacaagTTGTTGAGTCATTAGCTCGTCAGTACAAAGCACCAGATGTCATTCTGTTTGAAGgagaaactgaaattcacagagccaagatttaaatatttgatggaCTGGAAGCGTGCGATGTTTTGCGATGCGATATACTACACTATAAAATACGCGTGCTGCTAGGACACGGTGTCACAAGTCGGCTATATAAGGTCTACACACAGTTAGTCTGTCCTGAGAAAGTCATTTAGGTGCGATGTTTAATATGGTCCTAGTAACGCTGTTGTTTTATAAGCTTGTAATTCCGTTCCATTGTCATTCCATACCAGGTAGGTGTTCATCATGTTTCGTCCTTGAAAACAAGCCTCCACAACCAAGAAAAATCACAGGTGaaaaaatactaataataataagttaaaaaagaaaaacattagaAACAAAGTGATACAGGTTTGAGTAAGTTTACCTGTAATAcaattcttttcatgaacatggGGGTCTCCCAGGGATGAAGAAGGTTTAAAAgtcttcctgtgtgatgatttcCGTTGCGTTGAGCAAAGTGTCACAGCGTACAGTTTCCGTGGACCTGTTGTAGGTCTGTCTAGTACAGGtctgttttcaccatgtggTGTTTGTTATTCCCCTAGCTATACAGGCAcagtagttgagctctcagccttctgtaacattaatagttgtGAGCTACACACTCACAGCCCAATTTACTCAAAGCCTCACTGGCCACCTCTGTTGGTCACTTGTTGTCTTTTATGAAGGAGTCTTTTTaatcaaaccagcactccacaaggttcaTACCACCAGTTTCTTAACATGCAGGATTATGAACTAACCAGGAAGAAAAGCTGTTTAAAGTGGCGCTGACAGCCTGGTCTGCGTTGTTATCTATCCCAACAAGTTTTGAGCAGTGAAGCAGCCACTTGCAATACACATTAgttttggggagggggggggggggcatttaaTTTTAACTCGGGTGGGATGCAGTGGGTGATGTCTGCGACTGCATGAAGGCGCATGTCTCAGCACCTtgtactggtatattggtcgctcCGGTTAATCGGATgcagtcttttttctttttgttgttgctgaaaataaataagagtGCGACTTATACACTGAATTTTATGGTAGATTGGTTTTCTTAATTGTTGACAGCTCTGATTTCTACATCTCGGTCACACACTAATCGTCCGTGTCCTTTGAGCAGCTGAAGAGGAACGGCATGCAGAAGAATGGGGCTCTCCCAAGGGCGCGGGGTGTCACCCTCCACTTCACCCCCTGGAGGAGTGTGGCGGAGGCAAACGTCGAGGAGGGCTCCGAGTCTGAAACCAGTAGCAGCAGCCAGACCTCCGACGACGACGACTGCATCAAATCCTAACGTGGCTTTacggaacaaaaaaaaaacaaacaaacaaacaaacaacaacacaacagccaACACAACATCCCAGCAAGCaatccccctcttcctctctcatctttgtttttagaGCACCattttgaattttctttttattttgatttttgttgtcaTTCTTGCACAAGGGAAAAACCAATCATATCCCAGTGAAGGGGGAGATTCCTGCTCCGCCAGACGTTGTTTTCCCTGCGTGTCCTCCTTCACTGAAGTCCCTGCCCTCTTTGACCTCTTCTCCACCCCTCCAccctcacccccaccccctcctttttcttcctcgCTTTGTGGAACTGAAGTGTTCATCAAGAAAAGAAGGGCAATGAATGCACACTTGATTCTGCTTTAAACAGACTAACTCATTTCATTGATGATGCTGATGACACATTATTAATGATATTAATAAAAATTGGTTCCTGACAAGCTGATATGTTTCAATATGAATCTGCCTACTgtggtgtttttctgttttcctctaGACCACTTTGAAACTTCCTCAGTGACCCCACGCTGACTTTGGACTTTTTCTAGCTTCATCATTGTTGTCAACCTGACTGTCAAAGTTGTGAATTTACactaaaatgttgaaatgtataTAGTTGCAgctccagtatgttctttacGGCCTGGAGGAGACAGTTGAGCATTTCCCACAAAAATCGACTTTTTGTTTAGAGCTGGAAATGATTGCTCTTCCATTTAAAGTGCTCGATTATGAAGATTACAGCTTTAAATCAGGACATGTATCCTGCGTTTCTGAATGAAAGCAGATAATCTGTTAAATGTTTTGCATTAAAGGGCTTGTAACTGCTATGTTAAACATAACACTTTAATattacattgttttgttttttacaggaGTCATTGTTAGCAGGAAAAGCTCAGATGTTACTAACATTTAAGATGGCTTTATTCCGTCCACGTGTCCAACTGAGTGAAATGCAAAACATAGAAGTGATGAGCCGTGACAAATGTTTATGCCTGTAACTTGTAGATGAGTCTGAGTGCATGCTTTGACTATTCACTGCCCAGATAGCCCTAAAATGATTGCAGGTAACTCATTTCAGAGTCTGAGACACTTGGAACACGCTGCTGTTTCCCTGCAATAAAGACTCACAGCTTCTTCCAACAGTAAGGCCTGTGAGCACCACCAATGGGGACGTTTGTCAGATTTCACTCCCTCACAGGACATCGCATCAACCTGTGCAAACTGTTACAGTCCACATGCCAAAGCAGCTTCATAAACTAACTGTTCATTTATTAAACATTAACACTGTTGATATCTCCTCATTAAAGGGAGGAGCATCATTTTCAGTCAGGATAATTTCCAGCTTTAAGGATTTTCTTTTCGGGTTCCACTCAGTTGTAGCATTAGCAGCAATGATAGTTTGCAGGAACAGTCTCAGTTGGTTAagatccccggctcctgcagccacatggcCAGACACTTCACcgcaagttgctcctgctgctttgtcaggtGTGTGAATGGAATTAGTAACttttgatggtcactttacatagcaacctctaccatcagtgtgagaatgtgtagATGCGATCTACTGTAAAAttgttttgagtagtcagaagactagaaaagctttATACAAGATCAACTCTACcatatttctg from the Labrus bergylta chromosome 4, fLabBer1.1, whole genome shotgun sequence genome contains:
- the gpbp1l1 gene encoding vasculin-like protein 1 isoform X2, producing the protein MAQHDFVPAWLNFSTPQPAKSPAANLEKQGEPHLHRDGKTAVSRRRHNSSDGFFNNGSLRAPSGDGWQQPSLLLRHDSVDSGVAKGGHGGLAGGSCWKETPSWHGAPRGAPDGHHHQGRHPKRVGGDRDRQVGHRQRNGNFHPRKGTSYQDKFPNEERKDGKDDKLKFVEEDFPSLNPETTGKPGTQMRAVAPHAGVWENPPSGKQMVSKMLVIKKISKEDPSTAFSAGFATAGALPTNGSKAPITGSSVYKNLVPKPAVAPTKSTQWKSGGREIAKSGLHMPGRDSVFTSPVSAAKPSTPVSAPQHNTPKEHPSSTTPPIDIAPSRLKLMRRGPDRKSEFLRALKDEGTGELTTSSSPGTSGEGESSTPEPKAYSEEVCHENGLSYSLSDSDTEHLSSSLEAEHRLLKAMGWQEYPENDDNFLPLTEDELKEFQTKTEQLKRNGMQKNGALPRARGVTLHFTPWRSVAEANVEEGSESETSSSSQTSDDDDCIKS
- the gpbp1l1 gene encoding vasculin-like protein 1 isoform X1, producing MAQHDFVPAWLNFSTPQPAKSPAANLEKQGEPHLHRDGKTAVSRRRHNSSDGFFNNGSLRAPSGDGWQQPSLLLRHDSVDSGVAKGGHGGLAGGSCWKETPSWHGAPRGAPDGHHHQGRHPKRVGGDRDRQVGHRQRNGNFHPRKGTSYQDKFPNEERKDGKDDKLKFVEEDFPSLNPETTGKPGTQMRAVAPHAGVWENPPSGKQMVSKMLVIKKISKEDPSTAFSAGFATAGALPTNGSKAPITGSSVYKNLVPKPAVAPTKSTQWKSGGREIAKSGLHMPGRDSVFTSPVSAAKPSTPVSAPQHNTPKEHPSSTTPPIDIAPSRLKLMRRGPDRKSEFLRALKDEGTGELTTSSSPGTSGEGESSTPEPKAYSEEVCHENGLSYSLSDSDTEHLSSSLEAEHRLLKAMGWQEYPENDDNFLPLTEDELKEFQTKTEQVGVHHVSSLKTSLHNQEKSQLKRNGMQKNGALPRARGVTLHFTPWRSVAEANVEEGSESETSSSSQTSDDDDCIKS